Part of the Amblyraja radiata isolate CabotCenter1 chromosome 9, sAmbRad1.1.pri, whole genome shotgun sequence genome, ACACAGTATGTGATAACTTTATTTTTGTTAGCAATATTCAAtctaattatatatatttttaaacacagATGACTTGTTCAGAACACTGCCTTCAGAAATATTTGAAGATGACCCAAAGAATATCTATGCGGTTCCAAGAGTACCATATTCAACAAAATGAAGCATTAGCAGCAAAAGCAGGACTAATTAGCCAACCTCGTATGTAACAAAGGACCATTTGAGAGGTAGGGTATAAATGGTGCAAGTCACTTGTGTAAATAGAAGAATGGCCGCATTTATAATGTCCAGAATGCTGGCGTCAAGCAAAATGAACGTTATAATCAAGTGAAGGTAGATGGAAACAGGAATTCAATACATTGATGGACCAAGCCttctgttttattttgaaagtgaTTGGTACAGTTTTAGAATTAGTTTGTAAACTCGATTCAACATTAAATCAGAGGTTAGAGTTTACGATGATGGAATAAACTTTGTTGGAGCCGAAGAAAGCGTAAACATTTTATTCAACGTCGTCATCTACCAAATTCTGTATGTTCATTCCTGCAAGGAAACGCTGAAAGGTGGGAAAGAAATTATTAGAAATACTATTGTCAGACGTCTTTAAATCATTAAAGTCAAAACAATCAATGTGCATTGCAATAATTACTTCACTGGCAAACAGTAGCAAGATTAACATTTACATTGACTCAGGTCATTATTGAAACTATGAAATGTTTAATTTGAAGTAAAAATTCTTCGATCATTTAAGAAAATCATTGAATTGATATGGAAAAAGAAATGGGTATTGTCACACCTGTCGAACAGCTGGCAATCTTTGGATGAGCATTTGGAACACTTGGTGTGGTAGTGTTTGCTGGAGAACCTGTAACAGTTGCTGGGGCTGACCACAGACTGACACTGCATTGCTTAAATGATCAACTCCTTTCTCATAGTCACCTGAAAAAACAGCAAAGCGATGGTATGGTGAATACAGGCATTGTCCAGCAAAAGTATAAATGTTCCAGTACCAGACAAATTGCGGGAATAAATATGCCTTCCCATCACCACTAATATTctggaaatattttttaaatcaagctATTTCAATGATGTGTTACAGGACTAATGATCTTTTAGTACAATAATCCTGTAACCTGCATCATTTTATTTCCAAAGAAACTAGCTTAGATGTCAAGTAGCATATCTTTGAAGAACAAATCTCATCCTTGTTTTTTTTCCGTCAACGATATCAGAACAGTATTACATCTGTTTGATTCAATTTCAATGACTGCATGAGGAAAATCTTCTAATCATCTATCTGCTCCTTGGCTCAATTTGTATATGCTTGCACAAATGAGCAAATAAATCTTTTTGCCATTTTGTTGATATGATTTATTAAATGGGCAAGTATACAAGGGATACTGCATTTACttgctcttgaaaatatccagactaGATTTCAGTATTTTCCCtattgatgtgtaggaaagagctatagatgctggtttaaatcgatggtggacacaaaattctggagtaactcagcgggtcaggcagcatccctggagagaaggaatgggtgacgttttggctcgagacccttcttccgtctgaaacgtcactcagtctgaaggatctcgaccagaaacgtcacccattccttctctcaagagatgctgcctgatccactgtttTCCCTATTGATGTCATGCTAACCCATTTCTGTTTTCTTTCCCACTCCTTTAAGAAATGGAGTTACATTTTTTTTCCATTCTGTAGTAAAATCTATGAAATGTTGGAAGTTTATTactagtaaacatagaaacatagaaaataggtgcaggagtaggccatttagcccatcgagcctgcaccgccattcaatatgatcatggctgatcatccaactcagtatcctgtatctgccttctcttcataccccctgatccatttagccacaagggccacatctaactccctcttaaatatagccaatgaactggcctcaactaccttctgtggcagagaattccacagattcaccactgtgtgaaaaatgtttttctcatctcagtcctaaaagacttcccccttatccttaaactgtgaccccgtgttctggacttccccaacatcgggaacaatcttcctgcatctagcctgtccaaccccttaagaattttgtaagtttctataagatcccccctcaatcttctaaattctagtgagtaaaagccaagtctatccagtctttcttaatatgaaagtcctgccatcccaggaatcagtatggtgaactttctctgtactgcctccatagcaagaatgtctttcctcagattcggagaccaaaactgtacacaatactccaggtgtggtctcactaagtggtacaactgcagtagaacctccctgctcctatactcaaatccttttgtacgaatgctaacataccattcgctttcttcactgcctgctgcacctgcatgcctactttcaatgactggtgtaccatgacacccaggcctcgttgcatctccccttttcctaattagccaccattcagataatagtctactttcctgttcttgccactaaagtggataacctcacatttatccacattatactgcatctgcaatgcatttgcccactcacccaacctatacaagtcaccttgcagcctcctagcatcctcctcacagccaacactgtcccccagcttcgtgtcatccgcaaacttggagatgttgcattcaattccctcgtccagatcattaatatatattgtaaatagctggggtcccagcactgagccttgcggtaccccactagtcactgcctgccattctgaaaaggacccatttactcctactctttgcttcctgtctgccagccagttctctatccacatcaatactgaacccccaataccgtgtgctttaagtttgcatactaatctcttatgtgggaccttgtcgaaagacttctgaaagtccagatataacacatccactggttctcccttatccactctactagttacatcctcgaaaaattctataagattcgtcagattcATCACTATCTCCATAGGTGCCACCTATCGAAATCTAAAAGTGGCTGACATTGTATTTTGCCAAATCATTTCCTTTTTAAAGATCTCTGGAAACTTTTACAAGCTGTCGAGGTTTTTTGCCCAACTACTCTCATATTCTAGTTCTCATTTTCTTTTGGAAGCCTCTGTCCTATTTTGCCGAAATCTTTCTCGATCCTCAAGTGTACCGGGTTTTTGTTTTGGCACAAGGTAAGCTTTTTTACTTTGATCTAATACCATCTTTAGCTTATCTTGGTAACTGCAATGGATACTTAAACTTTTTTTTGTCTCATTATGACTTGCAAATTATATATTCATTTGTTAAGACATATCCTTTTCATGTTATTTGACAATCTACCACTCAGTTATTTTATTCATATTTAAGACCCAAGTTTCATATTGAACTCAACAGTGAAATACAGTATTCAACGTggtaaaattgcagatgctgaatctgatatttaaaaaaactggAAACTTTCGGCAAGTAATACagcttgtggaaagagaaacagagttaatgtaggAAGGAAACAACTAATGTCTTTGACCTGAAGTGCGAtatcctttttttcccccacagataTTGCCCAAATGGCGGAGTGTTTGCAGTATTCTTTTTATTTTCACTTAAGAACATACAGTACAATTTGTAAATGGTATATGGATGGTGGAGGGAGTTCTAGGCAATGGTTGGGTTGCAGTCAAGTGGTCTGCTTGATCCTGGATTGTTTTAATGTTGTGAGATGTTCATGGGACTGGATTCATCAGTGCAAAATGTGGTCTGATTGTTAGAGTAGATAGTGAACAATAATACCCCAGGTTTACCTCTTGCTAATAATTCTTCTCCCAACTGGACTTCTTCAAGAAAAAACTTCTGTATTGCTTCAACATCTTTTAAATCTGGTAACTGGAATTACAACATGACTTTGAGAAACATACATCCGAACTCTGATATTTACTGTAAACTTGAAAATTGCATTGTTGTTACATAAAGAATCAGCTTGTTTTTAcattatatttttacattcatcaGTGGTGATAACGTTTGATCGAATCTTGTCACGTTGCATTTAACTAAAATTAAAATTTGTTTTCACATTACACATTTAACACAACAAATTATTCCAGAAATAAGAGGTGAAATTAGATAAGACGAATAGATGTTCCATCAAAAGATGACATATTGAAGAGGAGGAAATTGTAGATATTTAgaaagggaattccacagattggcgAATTAGCCGTTGAACAACTAAAATAAGGAGTAACAAGCTTGGaaaatcacatttatttcaaaggatcataaaattgaaaaaagagagaaaaagtccTGGAGGGAACTGTAAACAAGAATGAGAATTTAAAAACTGAGATGCAAGCACAGAAGCAAAATTTGAACAAGACCTGATCCAGGTTAGGGGGGACATGAAGTTTTAACTTGAAGTACAAGCTTAGATAAATAAGATACTTTTGAATACTCGTGTCCAAATGTATTAAAAAACTTGGAGGATGATTTCAACAGGTGTTGCGCAATGGGATGCAATGAAATGGAATTCACTGCTCTTAGTGACAGCATAGAAACATTTTCTGACTCAAGTCTATATTCATGACACCAAAGCTATGACACCAAAGTTGAAAAATTTGATTTGGTTTCAGACATTTAACAGATAAAGAAACAGAGTCGGTGGCTATGGAATGGAATTTAGTGGAGACTGAAGGGAACAACTGAGGTCTTGCCAGAAACACtacgaaatgcagatgctggttttaacaaaaaaaaacaggagTAAATCACTGggttaggcagcttctctggaggacatggataggcgacttttctggttgagatccttcttctggaTGATTGTAGGACAGGGCAGAAAGCACGGAAAGCATTGGGGGCAAGACaaaggctggcaagtgataggtggatacaggtcggggggggggggggggagtgggagttgaCTGGAAGATCAGTAGACAAATacgagaggtgaaaaggagacaaaaaggtgtcaAATAAGGGGAgtgaaatatgaagccagagagaaggggagggggaaaagagGATGGAATAGCAGGAGAAATGGCTGATACGTCCCCTGCAGTTGctggagaaagtacctggggaagagaCAGTTTGAGTGGGAAGGCAAGAGTCAACCAAGGAGTTGTTGAAGGGTCTCAGAAAGGGATGGgtagggaagatgtgactagtggtggggtcacattgaaggtggcggaaatgttgtTAAATGATGTGTTGGCTGCGGAGGATGGTGTGGTGAAAGGCAAGGACCAAAGGAACTCTCGTACACCTTCTCATGTCTATCCTTCAAAGCCTTCAACAGCTTTTAATCCCCAGGCCCCCATTGGCTCATCTTCTGTTTGGACATTCAGTCCATTCTCCACTAGGAGGATCTCAGGgccctttgtttttttttccctttatcaGAGACCCTATCagttcccctctactctctcctcCATCAAGCAGATTTTGTCTtcatcctcaacaacttctcttttgattcTTCTTACATCCTTCGTTAAAAGTGTGGCCATAGGCCCCAACTATGactgcctttttgttggttacacCTTATTCCAAACATATACCCGCACCATCCCCAACTAtttctctgctacatcgacgactgtgtTGGGGCTGCTTCCTGCACCTGTGCTAAACTCATTGATTTCAACAATTTTAACACCAACGTACACAATTAGtggcacctctctcccccatctttatCTCCATCACGGAGGACAGACTATTTATTGATatttactataaacccactgattcgcagttatctggactacacctccCACCCTATTTGTTGCAAGTACGTCACCCCCCTAGTCTCAATTTCTCCTCcttcgcatctgctcccaagatgaggtgttctattatagacaaaggtgctggagtaggccattcggcccttcaagccagtaccgccattcaatgtgatcatggttgatcatccacaatcagtaccccgttcctgccttctctccatatcccctgactccgctatctttaagagccctatcttgaaagtatccagagaaccggcctccaccgccctccgaggcacagAATTCAACAGAcatacaactctgtgtgaaaaagtgtttcatctccgttctaaatggcttaccccttattcttaaactgtggcccctggttctggactcccccaacatcgggaacatgtttcctgcctctaacgtgtccaaaccctttataatcttatatgtttcaataagatgccctccttctaaattccagagtatacaagcctagccgctccattctctcagcatttgacagtcctgccatcccagggattaactttgtaaacctatgctgcactccctattCTATTTTAAGACATCAAGATGTACTCTTTCTTTCGTAAACAAGGTTTCCCCTCTGCTGTTGTAGATGTATCCGTCACCCATGTCTCCTGTATGTCCCGCAGTTTTGCCTTTGCACCCCCTTCCTccagacggaacaaggatagagttgccCTGGTCCTAACCTCTCATCAGCCTCCTCACACAACACATCGTTCCCCGACATTTCTGCCACCTTTAACAtgatttccccccccaccccaccccccagtcATTTCTTATTATCCTCACTCTTTGCTTAGAGACCTCCccttctgcaactccttggttcactcataatCCTAGCTCCCAAACTGCCCCCTTCCCAGGTACAGTCCACTGCAAACACAGGAGATATAACAACTGTTCCAATACCTCAACCCACAgatccatccagggacctcaaCAGCCTTTCAAGGTGAAACAGAGGTTCTGTGCACCTCCAGCCTTTCCAGGTGAAACAGAGGTTCCATGCACCTCCCATTTACTGCATTCAATACTCCCGATGTGGCCTTTTTTACATCAGTTAGACCAATTATAGTCTAGGCGACCATTTTGCCAAACACATGCTCGatacgccaaggcctgctggacatCCTGCTTACTTACTATTTTAACTATCTTTCCCATACcgccctttctatcctgggcctccattgtcagagcaaaGGCACAGACAAGctagaggaacagcagctcatgttccactTGGGTAATATACAACTAaacagtgtgaacattgacttgtccaattttccccccctctctatcctgtGCCGCTCCTGCTGCGCACACATTTCTCCTATTATTCTGgcccctccatccccttccacctaaatCCCTACCTCTGGCTTTTCATTTCACACCTCTCCTTTTGTCTGCTATTCATCTCTTGCTGTTGTCCAGCTATCTGCCAGTTAAATCCCCCATGCCaccatccacctatcatttgtcaGGCTTTGCTCCACTCCTACCTTTTCCATCTGTCCCTTCtacaattaatctgaagaaggatcgcaactggaaacatcatctatccaggtCCTCCAAAGATGCGCCCGATCTGCCGAGTTACTTTTGGAATTGCAAACGAGCAATCTGTTTGGACACTACTTCATTATCATCCTTCATATATCAATGTGGAGTATTAAATGTAGTTAGGCTATTGTCTCTCCACATTTCACCCCAAGCATGTCCTCACCATGTATTTCCTGGAATGTTATTTCATGTAACACATACCCCAAAGCAGATCAACAAAACTAATCAGAAATTACAAAAGCCCTGAATGTAAGTGTGATCAGAAAACTAAGCAGAAACCAGGCACTGAACCCAGTCTATATGTACGCCAACATCTCAACAGTTAAGCATTTATGATAATGCCACTGGTACAGGAGGATGTTACCTTGCCAATACATTCATTTGCTTTATCCTGTTGTTTCAGTTTTCTTCttcctgtaatttttttttaagtcagtacagctatttaaaaacataaatgtaaacattgtaatATGAAACGCTATTTTGGAATTTGGAAGCAGAACATAGATAAGGTCAATGTAAAAGCATTTAAATACGATGTCGCTGATGACCCAGGACTGCAGATTATATGAATGATAACAacggtgtctcaatataaattgtTTACGAGTATAAATGGTCACAATTTCGCACTGTCAGTGACAATACCATTTATGCACTTCTGAGTATATAAAGAAAATTACCCAAGGAATAATTACAGCAGTTGCAGCAATATAATATTTAACTTATCTTGTAAATAAAGTATTTCTCATTCAAACAATCACGTTtgtcattatttaaaaaaatactctgCCTCAGTAGTGACTCAAATGACCACAACTTCAAATGTTCTTTAAAGTTTAAGCAGACGTTTACTTTTGATACAGTGATTATATACACTCTACCCATATATACACTTTGCTCTTAAACACATTAGTCTGATTACAGTTGATAAAGTTTTACTTCACTTTATCAGAGCCAAAAGCACATAtattaaaatgtttaatttacagcCAAGATAAAAAAAGCTGGGCCTTAAATGTCAAATAACAAATAGTTCAAGCCTCACTTTagtttttgtaacttttcctgataCTGAATCagtaattattaatttattatcatTGTTCTGACATGCACTTTAGATCTGAAATAGTAAACTGTAACTAAAAATCACAGACCTTGGATAATTGCAATATATTGGATA contains:
- the timm9 gene encoding mitochondrial import inner membrane translocase subunit Tim9 is translated as MAAQISETDQIKQFKEFLGTYNKLTEHCFMDCVKDFTTRDVKAEEMTCSEHCLQKYLKMTQRISMRFQEYHIQQNEALAAKAGLISQPRM
- the tomm20l gene encoding TOMM20-like protein 1 — translated: MPLAGRTGAIVAGVFGAVFIGYCIYFDRKRRAAPDFKIKLRERRRKLKQQDKANECIGKLPDLKDVEAIQKFFLEEVQLGEELLARGDYEKGVDHLSNAVSVCGQPQQLLQVLQQTLPHQVFQMLIQRLPAVRQRFLAGMNIQNLVDDDVE